From one Trifolium pratense cultivar HEN17-A07 linkage group LG1, ARS_RC_1.1, whole genome shotgun sequence genomic stretch:
- the LOC123902825 gene encoding non-lysosomal glucosylceramidase-like isoform X4 — MVSGNIFHCRKNSWPTEEYINKTTLQLFDFDSAAPPEQAWRRRLNSHANLLKEFRVTFVEAIKMVRLGIRMWSYVREEASHGRKAPIDPFTRESCKPSASQGVPLGGMGSGSISRGFRGEFRQWQIIPGLCEPSPVMANQFSIFVSREGGNKSFASVLAPGQHEGLGSSRKADEQGISSWGWNLNGQHSTYHALFPRAWTVYDGEPDPELKISCRQISPFIPHNYRESSLPAAVFVYTLVNTGKERAKVSLLLTWANSIGGNSHLSGDHVNEPFIAEDGVSGVLLYHKTAKDNPPVTFSIAACETQNVSVSVLPCFGLSEGSNVTAKGMWSKMVKDGQFDRGNFSSGPSMPSSPGETLCAAVSASAWVEPHGKCTVAFSLAWSSPKVKFVKGSSFHRRYTKFYGTSDRAAVDLAHDALTHYKRWEEEIENWQNPILLDEKLPEWYKFTLFNELYFLVAGGTIWIDSALLSSNMRNSQDQVKEPENAVVRITEAKVDCRKREVVECTTDSTYDSTDSRGHNHLDEKHYRDISHANGSVNSHRNGNSTNRLHSSSIKNLQQDDDNDDGGRFLYLEGVEYVMWCTYDVHFYASFALLMLFPRIELNIQRDFAQAVLCEDGRRVKFLAEGNWGTRKVFGAVPHDLGTHDPWHEMNAYNIHDTSKWKDLNPKFVLQVYRDFSATGDLQFGVDVWPAVRAAMEYMEQFDRDADGLIENDGFPDQTYDTWTVHGVSAYCGGLWLAALQAAAAMAIQLGDRDFAETCKRKFLKAKPVFEQKLWNGSYFNYDSGSSGNSKSIQADQLAGQWYTASSGLPSLFDDFKIKSSLRKVYDFNVMKVKGGRMGAVNGMHPNGKVDETCMQSREIWTGVTYGVAATMILAGMEEEAFKTAEGIFLAGWSEDGYGYWFQTPEALTIDGHYRSLIYMRPLSIWGMQYALTLPKAVLEAPKINFMDRIHLSPVNGGLHNETGLHIVY; from the exons ATGGTTAGCGGCAACATTTTTCACTGTAGAAAGAATTCATGGCCTACTGAAGAGTATATCAATAAAACTACTTTACAGTTG TTTGATTTTGATAGTGCTGCTCCTCCTGAACAAGCTTGGAGAAGGAGATTAAATAGCCATGCCAATCTTCTTAAAGAATTTAGAGTAACTTTTGTGGAAGCTATAAAAATG GTTCGATTAGGTATACGTATGTGGTCATATGTTAGGGAAGAGGCTTCTCATGGAAGg AAAGCACCTATAGATCCTTTCACTAGAGAAAGTTGCAAGCCATCTGCATCTCAAGGTGTTCCACTTGGAGGGATGGG GAGTGGAAGCATATCAAGAGGATTTAGAGGTGAGTTCAGACAATGGCAAATCATTCCTGGTCTATGTGAACCATCGCCTGTCATGGCCAATCAGTTCTCT ATTTTTGTAAGTAGAGAGGGAGGAAACAAAAGTTTTGCATCAGTTTTGGCTCCTGGTCAGCATGAAGGTTTAGG ATCTAGCAGGAAAGCTGATGAACAGGGTATATCATCATGGGGATGGAATCTAAATGGCCAGCACTCAACTTACCATGCTTTGTTTCCAAGAGCTTGGACTGTTTATGATg GCGAGCCAGACCCAGAACTGAAAATATCATGTCGGCAGATATCCCCTTTCATACCACATAATTACAGAGAAAGCAGTCTACCTGCCGCTGTTTTTGTGTATACG tTGGTAAACACTGGTAAGGAAAGAGCTAAAGTCAGCCTTTTATTAACTTGGGCG AATTCCATTGGTGGAAACTCTCACTTGTCAGGAGATCATGTGAATGAACCTTTCAT AGCTGAAGATGGTGTCTCCGGCGTACTTCTATATCACAA GACAGCGAAAGACAACCCTCCTGTTACCTTTTCTATTGCTGCATGTGAAACACAGAATGTTAGTGTTTCTGTTTTGCCATGTTTTGGGCTATCTGAAGGAAGTAACGTAACAGCAAAAGGAATGTGGTCTAAAATGGTGAAG GATGGGCAATTTGACCGGGGAAATTTCTCTTCTGGACCCAGTATGCCCTCATCACCTGGAGAGACACTATGTGCTGCTGTTTCAGCTTCTGCATGGGTGGAACCCCATGGAAAATGTACTGTTGCATTTAGTCTTGCATGGTCATCTCCTAAAGTAAAGTTTGTGAAAGGCAGCTCTTTCCACAG GAGATATACAAAATTTTATGGGACTTCTGATAGAGCTGCAGTGGACTTGGCTCATGATGCATTGACAC ATTATAAAAGGTGGGAAGAAGAGATTGAGAACTGGCAGAATCCTATTCTTCTGGATGAAAAGCTACCAGAATG GTACAAGtttacattatttaatgaactcTACTTTCTTGTTGCTGGAGGAACAATTTGGATTG ACTCTGCTTTGCTATCTTCAAATATGAGGAATAGCCAGGATCAGGTAAAAGAGCCAGAAAATGCAGTAGTCCGAATAACTGAAGCTAAAGTGGACTGCAGAAAAAGGGAAGTTGTCGAGTGTACAACAGATAGTACCTATGATTCTACGGACTCTAGGGGACATAATCACTTGGATGAAAAACATTATAGAGATATATCCCATGCAAATGGATCTGTGAATAGTCACAGAAATGGAAACTCTACTAACAGACTGCACAGTTCATCGATAAAGAACCTACAAcaagatgatgataatgatgatggtGGAAGATTCTTATATTTGGAAGGTGTAGAATATGTCATGTGGTGCACATATGATGTGCACTTCTATGCTTCATTTGCACTTCTTATGCTCTTTCCTCGTATTGAATTAAATATACAACGGGATTTTGCTCAAGCTGTCCTGTGTGAAGATGGAAGAAGAGTAAAGTTTCTGGCAGAGGGAAACTGGGGAACTCGCAAGGTTTTTGGGGCTGTCCCACATGATTTGGGGACACATGATCCATGGCATGAAATGAATGCCTATAACATTCATGATACCAGTAAGTGGAAAGACCTGAACCCAAAATTTGTACTTCAGGTGTATCGAGATTTTTCTGCAACAGGTGATTTACAATTTGGGGTTGATGTGTGGCCTGCTGTCCGTGCTGCAATGGAGTACATGGAGCAATTTGATAGAGATGCTGATGGTCTTATTGAGAATGATGGTTTCCCTGATCAAACATATGATACATGGACAGTCCATGGTGTGAGTGCTTATTGTGGTGGTCTTTGGCTTGCTGCTCTTCAAGCTGCAGCTGCAATGGCCATTCAACTAGGTGACAGAGATTTTGCGGAAACATGCAAAAGGAAGTTTCTGAAGGCTAAACCAGTATTTGAACAAAAGCTGTGGAATGGTTCGTATTTTAATTATGACAGTGGCTCAAGTGGTAACAGTAAATCCATTCAAGCCGATCAATTGGCTGGGCAATGGTATACAGCATCCTCAGGGCTGCCCTCTCTTTTCGATGATTTCAAGATCAAAAGTTCTCTCCGGAAGGTTTATGATTTCAATGTGATGAAAGTTAAAGGTGGCAGGATGGGTGCTGTGAATGGCATGCATCCCAATGGTAAGGTGGATGAAACCTGTATGCAGTCTCGAGAGATATGGACAGGTGTGACCTATGGTGTTGCTGCAACAATGATACTCGCAGGAATGGAGGAGGAGGCCTTCAAAACTGCTGAGGGTATATTTCTTGCAGGCTGGTCAGAAGATGGATACGG ATACTGGTTTCAGACTCCAGAGGCATTGACAATTGATGGGCACTATAGATCCCTCATATATATGAGGCCGTTGTCAATTTGGGGCATGCAATATGCATTAACTCTTCCAAAGGCAGTACTTGAGGCCCCTAAAATCAACTTCATGGACAGAATCCACCTATCTCCTGTCAATGGAGGATTACATAACGAAACAG GTCTTCACATTGTATACTAA
- the LOC123902825 gene encoding non-lysosomal glucosylceramidase-like isoform X2 has product MVSGNIFHCRKNSWPTEEYINKTTLQLFDFDSAAPPEQAWRRRLNSHANLLKEFRVTFVEAIKMVRLGIRMWSYVREEASHGRKAPIDPFTRESCKPSASQGVPLGGMGSGSISRGFRGEFRQWQIIPGLCEPSPVMANQFSIFVSREGGNKSFASVLAPGQHEGLGSSRKADEQGISSWGWNLNGQHSTYHALFPRAWTVYDGIFIFCSSFILNVYFLTNTCVIKVLIFLGEPDPELKISCRQISPFIPHNYRESSLPAAVFVYTLVNTGKERAKVSLLLTWANSIGGNSHLSGDHVNEPFIAEDGVSGVLLYHKTAKDNPPVTFSIAACETQNVSVSVLPCFGLSEGSNVTAKGMWSKMVKDGQFDRGNFSSGPSMPSSPGETLCAAVSASAWVEPHGKCTVAFSLAWSSPKVKFVKGSSFHRRYTKFYGTSDRAAVDLAHDALTHYKRWEEEIENWQNPILLDEKLPEWYKFTLFNELYFLVAGGTIWIDSALLSSNMRNSQDQVKEPENAVVRITEAKVDCRKREVVECTTDSTYDSTDSRGHNHLDEKHYRDISHANGSVNSHRNGNSTNRLHSSSIKNLQQDDDNDDGGRFLYLEGVEYVMWCTYDVHFYASFALLMLFPRIELNIQRDFAQAVLCEDGRRVKFLAEGNWGTRKVFGAVPHDLGTHDPWHEMNAYNIHDTSKWKDLNPKFVLQVYRDFSATGDLQFGVDVWPAVRAAMEYMEQFDRDADGLIENDGFPDQTYDTWTVHGVSAYCGGLWLAALQAAAAMAIQLGDRDFAETCKRKFLKAKPVFEQKLWNGSYFNYDSGSSGNSKSIQADQLAGQWYTASSGLPSLFDDFKIKSSLRKVYDFNVMKVKGGRMGAVNGMHPNGKVDETCMQSREIWTGVTYGVAATMILAGMEEEAFKTAEGIFLAGWSEDGYGYWFQTPEALTIDGHYRSLIYMRPLSIWGMQYALTLPKAVLEAPKINFMDRIHLSPVNGGLHNETGLHIVY; this is encoded by the exons ATGGTTAGCGGCAACATTTTTCACTGTAGAAAGAATTCATGGCCTACTGAAGAGTATATCAATAAAACTACTTTACAGTTG TTTGATTTTGATAGTGCTGCTCCTCCTGAACAAGCTTGGAGAAGGAGATTAAATAGCCATGCCAATCTTCTTAAAGAATTTAGAGTAACTTTTGTGGAAGCTATAAAAATG GTTCGATTAGGTATACGTATGTGGTCATATGTTAGGGAAGAGGCTTCTCATGGAAGg AAAGCACCTATAGATCCTTTCACTAGAGAAAGTTGCAAGCCATCTGCATCTCAAGGTGTTCCACTTGGAGGGATGGG GAGTGGAAGCATATCAAGAGGATTTAGAGGTGAGTTCAGACAATGGCAAATCATTCCTGGTCTATGTGAACCATCGCCTGTCATGGCCAATCAGTTCTCT ATTTTTGTAAGTAGAGAGGGAGGAAACAAAAGTTTTGCATCAGTTTTGGCTCCTGGTCAGCATGAAGGTTTAGG ATCTAGCAGGAAAGCTGATGAACAGGGTATATCATCATGGGGATGGAATCTAAATGGCCAGCACTCAACTTACCATGCTTTGTTTCCAAGAGCTTGGACTGTTTATGATggtattttcattttttgtagTTCTTTTATTCTAAATGTGTATTTCCTTACAAATACTTGTGTAATAAAAGTTCTGATATTCTTAGGCGAGCCAGACCCAGAACTGAAAATATCATGTCGGCAGATATCCCCTTTCATACCACATAATTACAGAGAAAGCAGTCTACCTGCCGCTGTTTTTGTGTATACG tTGGTAAACACTGGTAAGGAAAGAGCTAAAGTCAGCCTTTTATTAACTTGGGCG AATTCCATTGGTGGAAACTCTCACTTGTCAGGAGATCATGTGAATGAACCTTTCAT AGCTGAAGATGGTGTCTCCGGCGTACTTCTATATCACAA GACAGCGAAAGACAACCCTCCTGTTACCTTTTCTATTGCTGCATGTGAAACACAGAATGTTAGTGTTTCTGTTTTGCCATGTTTTGGGCTATCTGAAGGAAGTAACGTAACAGCAAAAGGAATGTGGTCTAAAATGGTGAAG GATGGGCAATTTGACCGGGGAAATTTCTCTTCTGGACCCAGTATGCCCTCATCACCTGGAGAGACACTATGTGCTGCTGTTTCAGCTTCTGCATGGGTGGAACCCCATGGAAAATGTACTGTTGCATTTAGTCTTGCATGGTCATCTCCTAAAGTAAAGTTTGTGAAAGGCAGCTCTTTCCACAG GAGATATACAAAATTTTATGGGACTTCTGATAGAGCTGCAGTGGACTTGGCTCATGATGCATTGACAC ATTATAAAAGGTGGGAAGAAGAGATTGAGAACTGGCAGAATCCTATTCTTCTGGATGAAAAGCTACCAGAATG GTACAAGtttacattatttaatgaactcTACTTTCTTGTTGCTGGAGGAACAATTTGGATTG ACTCTGCTTTGCTATCTTCAAATATGAGGAATAGCCAGGATCAGGTAAAAGAGCCAGAAAATGCAGTAGTCCGAATAACTGAAGCTAAAGTGGACTGCAGAAAAAGGGAAGTTGTCGAGTGTACAACAGATAGTACCTATGATTCTACGGACTCTAGGGGACATAATCACTTGGATGAAAAACATTATAGAGATATATCCCATGCAAATGGATCTGTGAATAGTCACAGAAATGGAAACTCTACTAACAGACTGCACAGTTCATCGATAAAGAACCTACAAcaagatgatgataatgatgatggtGGAAGATTCTTATATTTGGAAGGTGTAGAATATGTCATGTGGTGCACATATGATGTGCACTTCTATGCTTCATTTGCACTTCTTATGCTCTTTCCTCGTATTGAATTAAATATACAACGGGATTTTGCTCAAGCTGTCCTGTGTGAAGATGGAAGAAGAGTAAAGTTTCTGGCAGAGGGAAACTGGGGAACTCGCAAGGTTTTTGGGGCTGTCCCACATGATTTGGGGACACATGATCCATGGCATGAAATGAATGCCTATAACATTCATGATACCAGTAAGTGGAAAGACCTGAACCCAAAATTTGTACTTCAGGTGTATCGAGATTTTTCTGCAACAGGTGATTTACAATTTGGGGTTGATGTGTGGCCTGCTGTCCGTGCTGCAATGGAGTACATGGAGCAATTTGATAGAGATGCTGATGGTCTTATTGAGAATGATGGTTTCCCTGATCAAACATATGATACATGGACAGTCCATGGTGTGAGTGCTTATTGTGGTGGTCTTTGGCTTGCTGCTCTTCAAGCTGCAGCTGCAATGGCCATTCAACTAGGTGACAGAGATTTTGCGGAAACATGCAAAAGGAAGTTTCTGAAGGCTAAACCAGTATTTGAACAAAAGCTGTGGAATGGTTCGTATTTTAATTATGACAGTGGCTCAAGTGGTAACAGTAAATCCATTCAAGCCGATCAATTGGCTGGGCAATGGTATACAGCATCCTCAGGGCTGCCCTCTCTTTTCGATGATTTCAAGATCAAAAGTTCTCTCCGGAAGGTTTATGATTTCAATGTGATGAAAGTTAAAGGTGGCAGGATGGGTGCTGTGAATGGCATGCATCCCAATGGTAAGGTGGATGAAACCTGTATGCAGTCTCGAGAGATATGGACAGGTGTGACCTATGGTGTTGCTGCAACAATGATACTCGCAGGAATGGAGGAGGAGGCCTTCAAAACTGCTGAGGGTATATTTCTTGCAGGCTGGTCAGAAGATGGATACGG ATACTGGTTTCAGACTCCAGAGGCATTGACAATTGATGGGCACTATAGATCCCTCATATATATGAGGCCGTTGTCAATTTGGGGCATGCAATATGCATTAACTCTTCCAAAGGCAGTACTTGAGGCCCCTAAAATCAACTTCATGGACAGAATCCACCTATCTCCTGTCAATGGAGGATTACATAACGAAACAG GTCTTCACATTGTATACTAA
- the LOC123902825 gene encoding non-lysosomal glucosylceramidase-like isoform X1, which translates to MVSGNIFHCRKNSWPTEEYINKTTLQLFDFDSAAPPEQAWRRRLNSHANLLKEFRVTFVEAIKMVRLGIRMWSYVREEASHGRKAPIDPFTRESCKPSASQGVPLGGMGSGSISRGFRGEFRQWQIIPGLCEPSPVMANQFSIFVSREGGNKSFASVLAPGQHEGLGSSRKADEQGISSWGWNLNGQHSTYHALFPRAWTVYDGIFIFCSSFILNVYFLTNTCVIKVLIFLGEPDPELKISCRQISPFIPHNYRESSLPAAVFVYTLVNTGKERAKVSLLLTWANSIGGNSHLSGDHVNEPFIAEDGVSGVLLYHKTAKDNPPVTFSIAACETQNVSVSVLPCFGLSEGSNVTAKGMWSKMVKDGQFDRGNFSSGPSMPSSPGETLCAAVSASAWVEPHGKCTVAFSLAWSSPKVKFVKGSSFHRRYTKFYGTSDRAAVDLAHDALTHYKRWEEEIENWQNPILLDEKLPEWYKFTLFNELYFLVAGGTIWIDSALLSSNMRNSQDQVKEPENAVVRITEAKVDCRKREVVECTTDSTYDSTDSRGHNHLDEKHYRDISHANGSVNSHRNGNSTNRLHSSSIKNLQQDDDNDDGGRFLYLEGVEYVMWCTYDVHFYASFALLMLFPRIELNIQRDFAQAVLCEDGRRVKFLAEGNWGTRKVFGAVPHDLGTHDPWHEMNAYNIHDTSKWKDLNPKFVLQVYRDFSATGDLQFGVDVWPAVRAAMEYMEQFDRDADGLIENDGFPDQTYDTWTVHGVSAYCGGLWLAALQAAAAMAIQLGDRDFAETCKRKFLKAKPVFEQKLWNGSYFNYDSGSSGNSKSIQADQLAGQWYTASSGLPSLFDDFKIKSSLRKVYDFNVMKVKGGRMGAVNGMHPNGKVDETCMQSREIWTGVTYGVAATMILAGMEEEAFKTAEGIFLAGWSEDGYGYWFQTPEALTIDGHYRSLIYMRPLSIWGMQYALTLPKAVLEAPKINFMDRIHLSPVNGGLHNETGVRKIATKTKCFSNSVFNCAC; encoded by the exons ATGGTTAGCGGCAACATTTTTCACTGTAGAAAGAATTCATGGCCTACTGAAGAGTATATCAATAAAACTACTTTACAGTTG TTTGATTTTGATAGTGCTGCTCCTCCTGAACAAGCTTGGAGAAGGAGATTAAATAGCCATGCCAATCTTCTTAAAGAATTTAGAGTAACTTTTGTGGAAGCTATAAAAATG GTTCGATTAGGTATACGTATGTGGTCATATGTTAGGGAAGAGGCTTCTCATGGAAGg AAAGCACCTATAGATCCTTTCACTAGAGAAAGTTGCAAGCCATCTGCATCTCAAGGTGTTCCACTTGGAGGGATGGG GAGTGGAAGCATATCAAGAGGATTTAGAGGTGAGTTCAGACAATGGCAAATCATTCCTGGTCTATGTGAACCATCGCCTGTCATGGCCAATCAGTTCTCT ATTTTTGTAAGTAGAGAGGGAGGAAACAAAAGTTTTGCATCAGTTTTGGCTCCTGGTCAGCATGAAGGTTTAGG ATCTAGCAGGAAAGCTGATGAACAGGGTATATCATCATGGGGATGGAATCTAAATGGCCAGCACTCAACTTACCATGCTTTGTTTCCAAGAGCTTGGACTGTTTATGATggtattttcattttttgtagTTCTTTTATTCTAAATGTGTATTTCCTTACAAATACTTGTGTAATAAAAGTTCTGATATTCTTAGGCGAGCCAGACCCAGAACTGAAAATATCATGTCGGCAGATATCCCCTTTCATACCACATAATTACAGAGAAAGCAGTCTACCTGCCGCTGTTTTTGTGTATACG tTGGTAAACACTGGTAAGGAAAGAGCTAAAGTCAGCCTTTTATTAACTTGGGCG AATTCCATTGGTGGAAACTCTCACTTGTCAGGAGATCATGTGAATGAACCTTTCAT AGCTGAAGATGGTGTCTCCGGCGTACTTCTATATCACAA GACAGCGAAAGACAACCCTCCTGTTACCTTTTCTATTGCTGCATGTGAAACACAGAATGTTAGTGTTTCTGTTTTGCCATGTTTTGGGCTATCTGAAGGAAGTAACGTAACAGCAAAAGGAATGTGGTCTAAAATGGTGAAG GATGGGCAATTTGACCGGGGAAATTTCTCTTCTGGACCCAGTATGCCCTCATCACCTGGAGAGACACTATGTGCTGCTGTTTCAGCTTCTGCATGGGTGGAACCCCATGGAAAATGTACTGTTGCATTTAGTCTTGCATGGTCATCTCCTAAAGTAAAGTTTGTGAAAGGCAGCTCTTTCCACAG GAGATATACAAAATTTTATGGGACTTCTGATAGAGCTGCAGTGGACTTGGCTCATGATGCATTGACAC ATTATAAAAGGTGGGAAGAAGAGATTGAGAACTGGCAGAATCCTATTCTTCTGGATGAAAAGCTACCAGAATG GTACAAGtttacattatttaatgaactcTACTTTCTTGTTGCTGGAGGAACAATTTGGATTG ACTCTGCTTTGCTATCTTCAAATATGAGGAATAGCCAGGATCAGGTAAAAGAGCCAGAAAATGCAGTAGTCCGAATAACTGAAGCTAAAGTGGACTGCAGAAAAAGGGAAGTTGTCGAGTGTACAACAGATAGTACCTATGATTCTACGGACTCTAGGGGACATAATCACTTGGATGAAAAACATTATAGAGATATATCCCATGCAAATGGATCTGTGAATAGTCACAGAAATGGAAACTCTACTAACAGACTGCACAGTTCATCGATAAAGAACCTACAAcaagatgatgataatgatgatggtGGAAGATTCTTATATTTGGAAGGTGTAGAATATGTCATGTGGTGCACATATGATGTGCACTTCTATGCTTCATTTGCACTTCTTATGCTCTTTCCTCGTATTGAATTAAATATACAACGGGATTTTGCTCAAGCTGTCCTGTGTGAAGATGGAAGAAGAGTAAAGTTTCTGGCAGAGGGAAACTGGGGAACTCGCAAGGTTTTTGGGGCTGTCCCACATGATTTGGGGACACATGATCCATGGCATGAAATGAATGCCTATAACATTCATGATACCAGTAAGTGGAAAGACCTGAACCCAAAATTTGTACTTCAGGTGTATCGAGATTTTTCTGCAACAGGTGATTTACAATTTGGGGTTGATGTGTGGCCTGCTGTCCGTGCTGCAATGGAGTACATGGAGCAATTTGATAGAGATGCTGATGGTCTTATTGAGAATGATGGTTTCCCTGATCAAACATATGATACATGGACAGTCCATGGTGTGAGTGCTTATTGTGGTGGTCTTTGGCTTGCTGCTCTTCAAGCTGCAGCTGCAATGGCCATTCAACTAGGTGACAGAGATTTTGCGGAAACATGCAAAAGGAAGTTTCTGAAGGCTAAACCAGTATTTGAACAAAAGCTGTGGAATGGTTCGTATTTTAATTATGACAGTGGCTCAAGTGGTAACAGTAAATCCATTCAAGCCGATCAATTGGCTGGGCAATGGTATACAGCATCCTCAGGGCTGCCCTCTCTTTTCGATGATTTCAAGATCAAAAGTTCTCTCCGGAAGGTTTATGATTTCAATGTGATGAAAGTTAAAGGTGGCAGGATGGGTGCTGTGAATGGCATGCATCCCAATGGTAAGGTGGATGAAACCTGTATGCAGTCTCGAGAGATATGGACAGGTGTGACCTATGGTGTTGCTGCAACAATGATACTCGCAGGAATGGAGGAGGAGGCCTTCAAAACTGCTGAGGGTATATTTCTTGCAGGCTGGTCAGAAGATGGATACGG ATACTGGTTTCAGACTCCAGAGGCATTGACAATTGATGGGCACTATAGATCCCTCATATATATGAGGCCGTTGTCAATTTGGGGCATGCAATATGCATTAACTCTTCCAAAGGCAGTACTTGAGGCCCCTAAAATCAACTTCATGGACAGAATCCACCTATCTCCTGTCAATGGAGGATTACATAACGAAACAGGTGTGAGAAAGATTGCAACGAAAACAAAATGCTTTAGCAATTCTGTGTTTAATTGCGCTTGCTGA